The Anas platyrhynchos isolate ZD024472 breed Pekin duck chromosome 1, IASCAAS_PekinDuck_T2T, whole genome shotgun sequence genomic sequence TAGCAAAATTAAACACCAGAATTTTCAGAAGTTATTTCTGTGCATAGTTAAATGCTGCAAGATGATTTCACGTTTAATAAAGCAGACTTTAAGAAGCAATTTGCAAGAAAAGGTGTTCCCTTACAATATCAATCTTAGCTCAGGGGAgataggtatttttttttctctagcttCTTGCAATTGCTTTTCATCTACGCTGGATTTTAGTGCAAGTCATTAAATTGTTTGATATCCAGCATGgctcctcctcctgccgctCAAATAAGCGATCAGGACAATTAGAACAAGACCAGCAAGGGCTGCACCGACTATTATAGGGATCAGCATGTTGTTCTCATCCAGCTGACATTCTTCCactgaagagaaagagagattaGCATTAGGCACTAGTTCACCGACAGACAGGTATTTCCAGAACCCCACTCCTGCTCTTCCATGACTCTTCTCTAGACCATAAGTAACAAGTCCTAGTTATTTCAAAGCTGCTTTTTACACTAGCCTCAATTCAGACATCTTACCAACCCCCACAACACCTGTAATAGGGCGTGCAGAGACTAAGCACAGCACCTACAGAGTTGTCTTTTGACTACAAACTATTAAATTTATACCAAATTGCAATTCACAAACCTTAGTGTCATTCCCTCCATCTGCCCTCCTGTAATGTAAACCACTTACCTGCCCCAAATTTGTCTCCATCAACCTTGAAAACCTGGACCTGAACATTGAACACGTTGACAAGGGCCTTGTCTGTGACCTGGAGATTCTCCTCAGCACTGCACTTGTAGGAGTTCCCTACCGTAGCTCTCAGTTCGCTCATGCTGTTGTTTGAGGCTTCAAATATTGGAGCTGCGTAAGAGAAAGTCTTATTACAGAATCCCGAAAAGCAGGAGCTGCAAGGTCATTGAGCTTCAAATTCATCCTTTTGAACTTAAAATTCAAGGCATTTACCCCAtttctaatgtgttttttttaatgcaggcaACCCGTAATGTTTATTGAAGTAGTCACTGAACGTAAATTTTCTGAAAGGCCCTACCTTTTGCCTCAGAAGGCAGAGTTGTGCTGACAGTCACACCTTGCAGGAAGAATTTGTCACTACttgcattcttaaaaaaaaaaaaaaaaaaaaaaaaaaagaccattagttttaatataaaataatgatgTCCAACAAGCTGTTGAGGTTAGGGTTCATTTGTGCGTGCATTTAAAGGACAGTCCACAACACCTGGGATGCTAGCATCCAAAGGGCTTATTTTTAGAGAGAAAAGGCTACCAATGGTATGCACCTTAGGGAAGGCtgctggtggggaggggggcagagaaatgcaggctgctgctcctcagacTGACCTCACATCCACCCCAAAGGAAGAAgtcccagctctgctggagccAGCTCTGCTTGAGCAGTAATCCCACCCGTGCTACAGGGAAGTAACAGGTCAAGGCAACAAATTTGATCAATCCAGAGATCATTGAATGGAGCATTAAAGTATTAAAACCAAAGGCATTACTCATTCCCCTTCCCACAGATGGATTTTCTGCTCTAGTACTTGCCCACATTAATTTTCCTGCATCAAAAGAACTGCTAACCCTCCACGCTTTGTCTATGGATCCTTACCAATACGAAGTGGAAGATGATCTTTGTTTTCTCAAAAGTCAGATTCAGGAAGGCAGACGTGTTGTCACATTTTCCAGAAGCAGTTGTGTTGTGTGGTATGAAATTCAGCAAGTCTAACCCCATCTAGGAGAGAAGAGGATCGATTACAACAGCTGTCCTTCAAGCAACTAATACGCCACCACGTGGTCAGGCAACTCCTAGTTTGCCTGTACTCACACATATATAATGCTTTATTTCCCTACCTATTTCACGTGCAAAGAGGCAGATATGTAATGTAAATTAGACCCAGTATAAGATGTACCAGAGCTACCATGCTGGCACCAAGAGCGAAGCACATCTTTGCATCCCTAAAGAAGCTCCCTGCAGTCCCAGCTGCTGATAACCTGCTGCTTTCTCCAGGCTAACCTTCTTTGCTCCTGGCAGCACGAGGAAAACATCAGTAACCACCACTGCAGAGGGAGCAACAAGCTATAAAATACTGCTTCAACATTATGTAGAAGCAATCAAGGGAAATGTCTGCAAGGATGGCACCTCCTCACTGGTCGAGGAATCAGAAGTCAGGCAGTCGAGCTGTGCTGGAATGCCATGCTGCAGGAAGCAGCTTTGGGAATTCCATACAATTCAGGTGGCTTAAACACCGTTGCCATCAACCATCTACTTACTGTGCAGCAGCACGTCAGCAATCAGGGCTTTTACCTCTCAGtcataaataaatgcaatataTTCTTGTGCAGTACGAAGCTCCTAAATCCTAAACAGACACCACCCTCCTCACACCAGGCCCTTTTATCACTGGGATCCAACTTAAACTACACAAAAGCGGCCACAATTTGTTTGCCCACGGTCATTCACATTACCTCAGATATGAAAACAGCCATTATTTAAGTAGCTCTTAGGCACTCCAGTTAATCCCAGCACTCTTTGATATTGGCTGGAAATTAAGTAAGGCTTTTGCTAGTGTTTGAGTCCCCTAAGAATTTGTCAAGTCTGTACATTGATACAGTAGGAATAATTTCCCACTCTAACAGTCATCCCTCACTTTCATTTGGGTACCTCAGGCCAGATTCCTGTAATTAACAGTTTGCACATCTTGTTTAGATGGCATCCTTGGTATACAACTCCCCCTCATCAGATCTTTATCATTTTTAACTGCTTTTGTGGCATGGCCATTTACACTAACTGGATTTGACAGGCAATCCGattaatgaacagaaaaaacTACTTTAACGACCACTTTCAGTAGAGTACAACTGTTTGAGTAACCGCTAGTCTAAACCAAGCTAAACAATTCAAATAGAGGACAGGCGTGGATGAACACTACAAAGAATCAAGCTTTTTACAGAAAACAGCCTGTAATAATTCAGCAAGTCTTCGCCAAAGAAGGAGTCCTAAGatcttgaagaaaaatgtaccttttcatcttttttttgaTAGGTGATATTAAGCTGTAGCCCCATGGAGGCAAGCACACAGGTTCCATTTGTGCCAGTCACGTTGTATCTACCAACTGCAGGGTTTGGAGGCAAGGCAGTGGGCGCTGGGCTAGCTGTAGGAACCTGGCTGGTAGTATGTTTAGCAGTTGTCTGTTTAGGAGTTGTTGGTACTACCGTGGTAGTAGGAACCATATCTTCAGAGCATTCTGTCactggagagaaaggaaaacagacagTCAAACAAAGGCACGGGATGATCTACCTTTATAATCCTCCAAGGAAAGGAGGACACAGTTTCAAGTAGTGTTTCCTAAGGGAAGATAATAAAAGCTGAGAAACAACAGCGAAGCATTACTGGAACTCTTGCTGTGAAATTTAAGAAACTTAAAACATCACACATGGAAATGCCACCTCTGCTGTTATTTGTAGAAGTTCATGGTGCCTGCATCTGCTTTTAATCATTTGTCATTTTGCTTCACAATCACATCAggataaataaaattcatatgCTCAGAGCCAGCCTTCCTGCTGTGTAGTCACAGCAAGGCTCAAGTGACTCCCCCTTTTGGGCACTCTGTGCtagcagcagaggagcagctcctgtgctcaGTATTAAGCGGTCTCCCAGGAAATACGTAGTATTTCCtcattccct encodes the following:
- the LAMP1 gene encoding lysosome-associated membrane glycoprotein 1, with translation MARRLLAAAALLGFLQVSSSFDVKDKTGKVCIIANLTAAFTVEYKSNGQKQFAHFFLPQNATTQPHSSCGDSNTSNPILALSFGAGHLLRLNFSKTVDKYQVEQLTFRYNLSDTTLFHNSTEGKMMEASQKSVIQAHLDTEYRCINSKHILMKHVNITFSNVTLEAFLTNGTFSRNMTECSEDMVPTTTVVPTTPKQTTAKHTTSQVPTASPAPTALPPNPAVGRYNVTGTNGTCVLASMGLQLNITYQKKDEKMGLDLLNFIPHNTTASGKCDNTSAFLNLTFEKTKIIFHFVLNASSDKFFLQGVTVSTTLPSEAKAPIFEASNNSMSELRATVGNSYKCSAEENLQVTDKALVNVFNVQVQVFKVDGDKFGAVEECQLDENNMLIPIIVGAALAGLVLIVLIAYLSGRRRSHAGYQTI